One Serpentinicella alkaliphila DNA segment encodes these proteins:
- a CDS encoding putative manganese-dependent inorganic diphosphatase, with product MSILVFGHKNPDTDSVASAIALSHLLNQRKLDTIPCVLGNIPRETQFVLDKFQIPAPKFVPDVKIQVKDLQYDFAKGLSPDKSILHTYNTMKSENLETVGIVDNNNQLLGIISMKDIAKGVIDGNLYHLETSLDNLLRDLNGQVLTMSREHINGKLMVLAFYFKTIQGLLSEEDIIITGDRYDIIEYAISCKVQLIIVTGGNKLPGKYLGLAKENNVTIISVPMDTYTISKNIHMCNYSSSIMRTNNLIRFNEFEYLEDVKEELSHSHFRNYPIVDSRNNFLGFINRKHIMNPSKKQVILVDHNEYGQSADGLQEAEIVAIVDHHKIGDISTSMPINFRNTPVGSTCTIVYLMYQEYGIEIPCNIAGILISGILSDTLLLKSPTTTNIDKKAVDSLNEILKLDINEYGMDMFKFGTSLEGQSIDEVFQKDFKEFQLDTFKTGISQVFTLDIDSIFNNKEDYLDYIKDIHKKMKNDITLLLITDILNEGSYLLYQSRHNSIIPSAFDIPNEQGAFAKGIVSRKKQVIPKLLDSILINK from the coding sequence ATGTCTATTTTAGTTTTTGGACACAAAAACCCAGACACTGATTCTGTAGCATCAGCTATAGCACTTTCACATTTACTAAATCAACGTAAACTTGATACTATCCCCTGTGTTCTTGGTAATATACCTAGAGAAACGCAATTTGTATTAGATAAATTTCAAATTCCTGCCCCTAAGTTTGTTCCAGATGTAAAAATACAAGTTAAAGACTTGCAGTATGACTTCGCAAAAGGTTTATCTCCGGATAAATCTATTTTACATACATATAATACAATGAAATCTGAGAATTTAGAAACTGTAGGTATAGTAGATAATAACAATCAACTCTTAGGTATAATTAGTATGAAAGATATTGCAAAAGGAGTAATAGATGGTAATTTGTATCATTTAGAAACTTCTTTAGATAATCTATTGAGAGATTTAAATGGACAAGTGTTAACTATGAGCAGAGAGCATATAAACGGAAAACTAATGGTGCTAGCATTTTATTTTAAAACTATCCAGGGCCTTTTGAGCGAAGAAGATATTATTATTACTGGTGATAGATATGACATTATTGAGTACGCTATTTCCTGTAAAGTCCAACTTATTATAGTGACAGGTGGTAATAAACTCCCAGGTAAATATTTAGGACTAGCTAAAGAAAATAATGTAACAATAATTTCAGTGCCTATGGATACATATACAATTTCTAAGAACATACATATGTGTAATTATAGCAGTAGTATTATGCGTACAAATAATTTAATAAGATTCAACGAATTCGAATATTTAGAGGATGTAAAAGAGGAGTTAAGTCACAGCCACTTTAGAAACTATCCTATTGTTGACAGTCGTAACAATTTCTTAGGGTTTATAAATAGAAAACATATTATGAATCCTTCTAAAAAACAGGTAATACTTGTGGATCATAATGAATATGGACAAAGTGCCGATGGTTTACAGGAAGCTGAAATCGTAGCTATTGTTGATCATCACAAGATTGGGGACATATCCACTTCTATGCCCATTAATTTTAGAAATACACCTGTAGGTAGTACTTGTACCATAGTATATTTAATGTATCAAGAGTATGGAATAGAAATCCCCTGTAACATTGCTGGAATTCTAATATCAGGAATTTTATCTGATACTCTACTTTTAAAATCCCCTACGACTACTAACATTGATAAAAAAGCTGTAGATTCTTTAAATGAAATTTTAAAGCTTGATATCAACGAATACGGTATGGATATGTTTAAATTCGGAACATCCTTAGAAGGTCAAAGTATTGATGAGGTGTTTCAGAAGGACTTTAAAGAGTTTCAATTAGATACATTTAAGACAGGGATTAGTCAAGTGTTTACCTTAGATATCGATAGTATTTTCAACAATAAAGAAGACTACTTAGATTACATTAAGGATATCCATAAAAAAATGAAAAATGACATAACCCTTCTATTAATTACGGATATTTTAAATGAAGGCTCTTATTTACTCTACCAAAGCAGGCATAATAGTATTATTCCTTCAGCCTTCGATATACCAAATGAACAAGGGGCCTTTGCTAAAGGAATTGTTTCTAGAAAAAAACAAGTAATTCCTAAATTATTAGACTCAATCTTAATAAATAAATAA
- a CDS encoding transposase gives MGKRVEFGHVLKIQEISQGIVTGYSVHKGNPSDKTLLVNAIKQHKQLFEKAPREVAADRGYYSKPNEDSLEELGVKHNSIPKPGKKSKKRSEVENTKKFKKLQKFRAGVAGRISCLKRSFGMRRSYIRGLKGTSIWCGYLIFSHNLRKAARLIMG, from the coding sequence TTGGGCAAACGTGTTGAATTTGGTCACGTACTTAAAATACAAGAAATTTCTCAAGGAATTGTAACTGGCTATAGTGTCCATAAAGGAAATCCTTCAGATAAAACGTTATTGGTTAATGCAATCAAGCAACATAAGCAGCTCTTTGAAAAGGCACCAAGAGAAGTAGCAGCAGATCGTGGTTATTACTCAAAACCCAATGAAGATTCCCTTGAAGAATTAGGAGTAAAACACAACAGTATTCCTAAACCCGGTAAGAAGTCCAAAAAAAGATCTGAAGTTGAAAATACAAAAAAGTTCAAAAAGCTTCAGAAGTTTAGAGCAGGTGTTGCAGGACGAATCAGTTGTCTAAAACGGTCTTTTGGAATGCGGCGTAGCTACATAAGAGGTTTGAAAGGAACCTCTATTTGGTGTGGGTATTTAATCTTCTCTCACAACCTCAGAAAAGCCGCTCGGCTGATTATGGGCTAA
- the asnB gene encoding asparagine synthase (glutamine-hydrolyzing), producing MCGFIGFANTTLRFNKETVINDMMDMIVHRGPDSAGVYSDDKVTLGFRRLKIIDLSEDASQPMYNEDKTCVLIFNGEIYNFQELRKELEEKGHIFKSHTDSEVLIHGYEEYGVELLKKLRGMFAFAIWDTKNESLFIARDFFGIKPLYYTQNTEDNSFIFGSEIKSFLKHPGFKKELNKDALKPYLTFQYSVLEETFFKGVYKLKPGHYMIYKDGQIETKQYWDPKFDEKENSLEYYVEKIKETMKESVAYHQISDVKVGSFLSGGVDSSYITSLLMPNKTFSVGFEVYEAIFDETDMAKDLSDILNIQNERKIISADECFEMLPTIQYHMDEPQSNPSSVPLYFLAGLAREHVTVVLSGEGADEIFGGYPWYQQSPSMEKYEKVPFAFRRSISNVAKMLPRNKITNFLIKGGQRVEEKFIGEAKVFEEEDAYKVLKEEYRKGPSVGSVTKKVYDKVKNKDDVTKMQYLDLNLWLPGDILLKADKMSMAHSLELRVPFLDKEVMALASKLPSEIRVNNIDTKYALRVAANETLPDEWAKRPKLGFPVPIRYWMREKKYYDLIKEMFQSDMAKEFFNTDELIRYLDEHYTKKSNYARYIWTVYVFLVWYQKFFIEM from the coding sequence ATGTGTGGTTTTATCGGATTTGCAAATACTACTTTACGTTTTAATAAAGAAACAGTAATAAATGATATGATGGATATGATTGTTCATAGGGGACCGGACAGTGCTGGAGTATATTCAGATGACAAGGTTACTTTAGGGTTCAGAAGACTTAAAATAATTGACCTATCAGAAGATGCTAGTCAGCCTATGTATAATGAGGACAAGACTTGTGTATTAATTTTTAATGGAGAAATATATAATTTCCAAGAATTAAGAAAAGAACTTGAAGAAAAGGGTCATATATTCAAAAGTCATACTGATAGTGAAGTCCTTATTCATGGTTATGAAGAGTATGGTGTTGAACTACTAAAAAAATTAAGGGGCATGTTTGCCTTCGCTATTTGGGATACCAAAAATGAAAGTTTATTTATAGCTAGGGACTTCTTTGGTATTAAGCCTTTATATTACACTCAAAACACTGAAGATAATTCTTTCATTTTCGGTTCAGAAATAAAATCATTTTTAAAACATCCAGGATTTAAAAAAGAACTTAATAAAGATGCTTTAAAACCATATCTTACATTTCAATACTCAGTTTTGGAAGAGACCTTTTTCAAAGGGGTATATAAACTAAAGCCAGGCCATTATATGATATATAAGGATGGCCAAATTGAAACAAAACAGTATTGGGACCCTAAATTTGATGAAAAGGAAAATAGTCTTGAGTACTATGTGGAAAAAATAAAAGAGACTATGAAAGAGTCCGTTGCATACCATCAAATAAGTGATGTTAAGGTAGGTTCCTTTTTATCTGGAGGTGTAGATTCTAGTTATATTACTTCTTTGCTTATGCCGAATAAAACCTTTTCTGTTGGTTTTGAAGTATATGAAGCAATTTTTGATGAAACTGATATGGCAAAGGATTTATCCGATATCTTAAATATACAAAATGAAAGAAAAATAATAAGTGCAGATGAATGCTTTGAGATGCTTCCAACAATACAATACCATATGGATGAACCTCAATCTAATCCGTCATCAGTACCTTTATATTTTTTAGCTGGACTAGCTAGAGAACATGTTACAGTTGTTCTTTCTGGAGAGGGAGCAGATGAGATTTTCGGTGGATACCCTTGGTATCAACAATCCCCTTCAATGGAAAAATATGAAAAAGTGCCATTTGCATTCAGACGTTCAATTTCTAATGTTGCTAAGATGTTACCACGTAATAAAATAACTAATTTTTTAATAAAAGGTGGACAAAGGGTCGAAGAGAAGTTTATTGGAGAGGCTAAGGTCTTTGAAGAAGAAGATGCGTATAAAGTTTTAAAAGAAGAATATAGAAAAGGTCCTTCTGTTGGAAGTGTAACGAAGAAGGTTTATGATAAAGTTAAAAATAAAGATGATGTTACTAAGATGCAATACCTTGATTTGAATCTTTGGTTGCCGGGAGATATTCTTTTAAAGGCAGACAAAATGAGTATGGCTCACTCTTTAGAACTTAGAGTACCTTTTTTAGATAAGGAGGTAATGGCATTAGCTTCGAAGCTTCCTAGCGAAATAAGAGTAAATAATATAGATACTAAATATGCTCTAAGAGTAGCTGCTAATGAAACATTACCTGATGAATGGGCTAAGAGGCCAAAGTTAGGTTTCCCAGTACCAATCAGATATTGGATGAGAGAGAAAAAATATTATGATTTAATTAAAGAAATGTTCCAATCAGATATGGCTAAAGAGTTTTTCAATACAGATGAACTTATTAGATATTTAGATGAACATTACACTAAAAAAAGTAATTATGCTAGATATATATGGACTGTTTACGTTTTCTTAGTTTGGTACCAAAAGTTTTTTATAGAAATGTAG
- a CDS encoding carboxylate--amine ligase, with product MKKYDFLPIILGSDVNAYGMARSFHEQYGIKSYAIARQRLFTTDNSKIITVDVCDNFNHADIFIDKLISVAEELKSKAEKLILVASSDAYAELIIRNKSVLNKYYVIPFIDEDLMNDLIFKENFYKTCEKYNLDYPNTFICTIDNKDSIALPFEYPVVIKPSDSLLYFECSFEGKKKAYVVQTKEEFTDIINRIYSSAYNKNLIIQEYIPGDDTQMRVLNCYSGIDGKVKMMCLGRPLLEDYTPSLIGNYTAIINDYNVDIFDKYRRFLEDIGYVGFANFDMKYDIRDGKFKVFEINLRQGRSSYFVTGSGYNLAKYLVEDCIYNRSNELVLAKGEHLWLGVPKGIVLKYTEDDKLRNSARKLINEGKYSYTLQYKKDLNFKRLIKNFRYYFDYYGRYNKYFKKID from the coding sequence ATGAAAAAGTATGATTTTCTTCCAATAATATTAGGTAGTGATGTTAATGCTTATGGAATGGCTAGGTCTTTTCATGAACAATATGGAATAAAAAGCTATGCAATTGCACGGCAAAGACTTTTTACCACTGATAATTCAAAGATAATTACAGTAGATGTATGTGATAATTTTAATCATGCTGACATTTTTATTGATAAGTTAATAAGTGTTGCAGAGGAATTAAAGAGTAAAGCTGAAAAACTTATTTTGGTTGCAAGTAGTGATGCATATGCGGAGTTAATAATAAGAAACAAATCAGTACTAAATAAGTATTATGTTATTCCATTTATCGATGAAGATTTGATGAATGATCTAATTTTCAAGGAAAATTTTTATAAAACTTGTGAAAAATATAATCTTGATTATCCTAATACCTTTATTTGTACGATTGATAATAAAGATAGCATAGCTCTTCCTTTTGAGTATCCTGTAGTTATTAAGCCATCGGACAGTCTATTATACTTTGAATGTTCTTTTGAGGGTAAGAAAAAAGCGTATGTTGTGCAAACTAAAGAGGAATTCACAGATATAATTAATAGGATTTATTCATCCGCATATAACAAGAATTTAATAATACAGGAATATATACCTGGTGATGACACACAGATGAGGGTTTTAAACTGCTATTCAGGTATTGATGGAAAGGTAAAAATGATGTGTTTAGGTAGACCACTTTTAGAGGATTATACCCCATCATTGATAGGTAATTATACGGCAATTATTAATGACTATAATGTGGACATTTTTGATAAATATAGAAGATTTTTAGAGGATATAGGATATGTAGGCTTTGCAAATTTTGATATGAAATATGATATAAGAGATGGAAAATTTAAAGTTTTTGAGATAAACCTAAGACAAGGTAGAAGTAGCTATTTTGTTACAGGAAGTGGATATAATTTAGCAAAATACCTGGTTGAGGACTGTATATATAATCGAAGCAATGAACTAGTATTAGCTAAGGGCGAGCACTTATGGCTTGGAGTACCAAAGGGTATTGTACTAAAATATACGGAAGATGACAAGCTAAGGAATAGTGCTAGAAAACTAATAAATGAAGGTAAATATAGTTATACCTTACAATATAAAAAAGATTTGAATTTTAAAAGGCTTATAAAAAACTTTAGATATTATTTTGATTACTATGGAAGATATAATAAGTACTTTAAAAAAATAGATTAG
- a CDS encoding lipid II:glycine glycyltransferase FemX, with protein MPILDKTNKADIERYNNFVRNSKFSNVTQDISWSSVKKDWENEQIYIEKDGEIVGAMSLLIRKGLGGFSMLYAPKGPVCDINDLETVQNLISEVDIIAKKYNAFMLRFDPEAIYDKDLENKYFKLGYKVRNIGFDQNSLIQPRYNMILYMDKYTEDELLESFNSKTRYNIRLASRKGVKVNYYDSEEALKIFYELYEITAGRNKIGMRPYSYFENMLNAFGERLRIYITEHEGDYLSAAISINYADKVWYIYGASSNVKRNLMPNYIMQWEMIKWAKEVGANKYDFGGVFELNNEDGLFRFKEGFCNKDGVTEFIGEIDKVYKPSIYYAFTTLVPKVQEFRKKINKRG; from the coding sequence ATGCCAATTCTAGATAAAACAAATAAAGCAGATATAGAGCGATATAATAACTTTGTAAGAAATTCCAAATTTTCTAATGTCACACAAGACATTTCTTGGTCATCAGTAAAAAAGGATTGGGAAAATGAGCAGATTTATATTGAAAAAGATGGTGAAATAGTTGGGGCTATGTCACTACTTATTAGAAAAGGCTTAGGGGGTTTTTCAATGCTCTATGCTCCTAAAGGCCCTGTTTGTGATATAAATGATTTAGAGACAGTCCAAAATTTAATATCAGAGGTAGACATAATTGCAAAAAAATATAATGCGTTTATGCTACGTTTTGATCCAGAAGCTATTTATGATAAGGACTTAGAGAATAAATACTTTAAGCTTGGTTACAAGGTTAGAAACATTGGATTCGATCAGAATTCATTAATACAACCTAGATATAATATGATTTTATACATGGACAAATATACAGAAGATGAACTATTAGAAAGTTTTAATAGTAAGACTAGATATAATATTCGCCTAGCAAGTCGTAAAGGTGTAAAAGTAAATTACTATGATAGTGAAGAAGCATTAAAAATATTCTATGAATTATATGAGATTACAGCTGGTAGAAATAAAATTGGAATGAGACCATATAGTTATTTTGAAAATATGCTTAATGCGTTTGGTGAAAGATTAAGAATTTATATTACGGAACATGAGGGCGATTATTTATCTGCTGCAATTTCAATAAATTATGCCGATAAGGTTTGGTATATTTATGGGGCAAGCTCAAATGTAAAGCGAAACCTAATGCCAAACTATATTATGCAATGGGAAATGATTAAATGGGCTAAGGAAGTAGGCGCAAATAAATATGACTTTGGTGGTGTTTTTGAATTAAATAATGAGGATGGTTTATTTAGATTCAAAGAAGGATTCTGTAATAAGGATGGGGTTACAGAATTTATTGGTGAAATAGATAAAGTATATAAGCCTTCGATATATTATGCATTTACTACTTTGGTTCCAAAAGTTCAAGAGTTTAGGAAAAAAATAAATAAGCGTGGTTAA
- a CDS encoding C39 family peptidase produces the protein MKRSFRFVRFIIFVLVLSIIVFTGGAKLKNYIFKKYFTIPQGTVTVVSLDAKTGLPIKNSEFTVIDYEADNIIEVLVTDENGVAVSLLLNYKKEYLVEQTKVPFPYKLNNEAEVRFELNEENYEIVTKSSLYEHIKNIERTEDGNIKVKEVYINVPTLMQNPELPNGCEITSLTAILNYYGNNVTKLEMSDRYLRKEGFIRKNGKLYGANPYVAFSGDPRDPHGWFVYAPPIVEAGDMYLKEVQSNLRAKDISGSSIEEIYDYLNNGNPIVIWTSIDQQPIRFNYSWYLHDSDSDELFKAATNLHAVVLNGFVGDKLHVMDPLKGQVLYDSNTLFEGYFSLDRQAMIVY, from the coding sequence ATGAAAAGATCATTTAGATTTGTAAGATTCATTATTTTTGTACTTGTACTTTCAATAATTGTTTTCACTGGTGGTGCAAAATTAAAGAACTACATTTTTAAAAAATATTTTACTATTCCTCAGGGTACAGTAACGGTAGTTAGTTTAGATGCTAAAACTGGGTTGCCTATAAAAAACTCTGAATTTACAGTAATAGATTATGAGGCAGATAATATCATAGAAGTATTAGTTACTGATGAGAATGGTGTGGCAGTTTCTCTACTTCTTAATTATAAAAAAGAATACTTGGTGGAGCAGACAAAGGTACCTTTTCCATATAAGCTTAATAACGAAGCCGAAGTCAGATTCGAACTGAACGAAGAAAATTATGAGATTGTTACTAAAAGCAGCTTATATGAGCATATAAAAAATATTGAAAGAACTGAGGATGGAAACATTAAAGTCAAAGAAGTATATATTAATGTGCCTACATTAATGCAAAATCCTGAGTTGCCAAATGGCTGTGAGATCACCTCTCTTACTGCTATATTAAACTACTATGGAAATAATGTAACAAAGCTAGAAATGTCTGATAGGTATTTAAGAAAAGAAGGCTTTATAAGAAAAAATGGTAAACTATATGGGGCTAACCCATATGTTGCATTTTCTGGGGATCCTAGGGATCCACATGGATGGTTTGTTTATGCACCACCAATTGTTGAAGCTGGGGATATGTATTTAAAAGAAGTACAATCAAATCTTAGAGCAAAAGACATTAGTGGTAGTAGTATTGAAGAGATATATGATTATCTTAATAATGGAAACCCTATCGTGATTTGGACTTCTATAGATCAACAACCTATAAGATTTAACTACTCATGGTATTTACATGACAGTGACAGCGATGAATTATTTAAAGCAGCTACTAATCTACATGCTGTAGTTTTAAATGGTTTTGTTGGAGATAAGCTCCATGTAATGGATCCTTTAAAGGGTCAAGTGCTTTATGATAGTAATACTTTATTTGAGGGATATTTTAGTTTGGACAGACAGGCAATGATAGTATACTAA
- a CDS encoding DUF116 domain-containing protein encodes MDIITYSLLENKCNSNDFYKVLDLFSKEVMNKVEHTLNDVMENYRVYLINELNSPISTNEEIILDILFLSCLSYSYNGKIKNVNRSVYITLSGLSSIRGKYRFVKPIADLLKGILSQAFLSHIRKERTYKIRNLEDVNRLISWLEATGEFKEETRRIKRFTKYISMLSEKEMESLFNKTTIIGNWFEHKSNRVLGLYTKNVNIYLYNSEKVKKFKEDKIFCTKDRNLYHLNMVCSQIMNSLFRRDFLETENKVLLLPVCMTNPKNKKCMSKEFGNNFKCYRCSNTCQINMLTGLGEEWGFKVIVIPHESSISSMNIKSDLISVKTGVVGVACVLNLVSGGGLLSQMNIASQCVILDYCGCKNHWHNKGIATRINVKRLENIMAKDTVKN; translated from the coding sequence ATGGATATAATAACATATTCACTTTTAGAAAATAAGTGTAATTCTAACGACTTTTATAAGGTTTTAGACCTATTCTCTAAGGAAGTTATGAATAAAGTTGAACATACTCTAAATGATGTAATGGAGAACTATAGAGTATATTTGATTAATGAACTAAATAGTCCAATCTCAACTAACGAAGAAATAATATTAGATATTCTATTTTTATCGTGCCTATCTTACTCGTATAACGGAAAAATAAAAAATGTTAATAGATCTGTATATATAACTCTTTCAGGGTTATCTAGCATAAGGGGAAAGTACAGATTTGTAAAACCCATTGCAGATTTATTAAAGGGTATTCTTTCACAGGCATTTCTTTCACACATTCGTAAGGAAAGAACATATAAAATTAGGAATTTAGAGGATGTCAATAGATTAATTAGTTGGTTAGAAGCAACAGGAGAGTTTAAGGAAGAGACCAGGAGAATTAAAAGATTCACAAAATATATAAGTATGCTTTCAGAAAAAGAAATGGAAAGTTTATTTAATAAAACTACTATAATCGGAAATTGGTTTGAACATAAAAGTAATAGGGTACTTGGGCTATATACTAAGAATGTTAACATATACTTATATAATTCTGAGAAAGTGAAGAAATTCAAAGAAGATAAAATATTTTGCACAAAAGATAGAAATTTGTACCATTTAAATATGGTTTGTTCACAAATTATGAATAGTTTATTCAGAAGAGATTTCCTTGAAACAGAAAATAAGGTTCTATTATTGCCAGTATGTATGACAAATCCAAAAAATAAAAAATGTATGTCTAAAGAATTTGGAAACAATTTCAAATGTTATAGATGTTCGAATACATGCCAGATCAATATGTTAACAGGTTTAGGTGAAGAGTGGGGCTTTAAAGTAATTGTAATTCCTCATGAATCATCAATTTCATCTATGAATATAAAAAGTGATTTAATAAGTGTTAAAACTGGGGTTGTAGGAGTAGCGTGTGTACTTAACCTTGTTTCAGGTGGTGGACTACTTAGTCAAATGAATATAGCATCTCAATGCGTAATACTAGATTATTGTGGTTGTAAAAATCACTGGCACAATAAAGGTATAGCTACAAGAATAAATGTTAAAAGATTAGAAAACATAATGGCTAAGGATACAGTAAAAAATTGA
- a CDS encoding TetR/AcrR family transcriptional regulator — MQYKKDEIRLKILLEAEKEFLEKGFDGASLRKIVKKAGTSIGNFYNYFENKEELFEELVKEEYTNLIYFLKNHNGVEAPNFNDILKEDQWKTILASTLYEMIPRLSNSFVLLFESSKGTKFENIRQEIVKILKEHFIEHMLDKGLKYLNIAFADLVAEQCLNGIIYIIKKHKDVDVRKKLIVEHLMFYIIGVMSLC, encoded by the coding sequence ATGCAGTACAAAAAAGATGAGATTAGATTAAAAATATTATTAGAGGCAGAAAAGGAATTTTTAGAAAAAGGTTTTGATGGGGCCTCACTTAGGAAAATTGTTAAAAAAGCTGGTACGTCTATTGGCAACTTCTATAATTACTTTGAAAATAAGGAAGAATTATTTGAAGAACTTGTTAAGGAAGAATACACGAACTTAATTTATTTTCTAAAAAATCATAATGGGGTTGAGGCACCGAATTTCAATGATATTCTTAAAGAAGACCAATGGAAAACCATTTTAGCTTCTACTCTTTATGAGATGATACCTAGATTGTCTAATTCCTTTGTTTTACTTTTTGAAAGCAGTAAGGGTACTAAATTTGAAAATATAAGACAGGAAATTGTAAAAATACTTAAAGAGCATTTTATTGAACATATGTTAGATAAAGGACTAAAGTATTTAAATATTGCATTTGCTGACTTGGTTGCGGAACAGTGTTTAAATGGTATTATTTATATTATTAAAAAGCATAAAGATGTAGATGTAAGAAAAAAACTTATAGTGGAACACCTAATGTTTTATATTATTGGAGTTATGTCGTTATGTTAG
- a CDS encoding ABC transporter ATP-binding protein, producing MDIIKVTNLQFSYESSNKNAIDGINFTIEKGSIFGFLGPSGAGKTTTQRILIGLLRGYKGSIEIMGKERTKWGKDFYEKIGVAFDFPNLYLKLTAKENLELIASYYIGNKKDINNLLDKVGLLPDRDKKVENFSKGMKMRLNFVRSIMHNPEIIFLDEPTSGLDPVNAKIIKDLIIDLKKEGKTIFLTTHNMIVAEQLCDRVAFIVDGRIPIINSPNELKIKYGDQTVKVEFYNNNVEQSEVFKLENINKNERFFDVLKNKKIKTIHSQETTLEDIFIRLTGRELI from the coding sequence ATGGATATTATTAAAGTTACAAATCTACAATTCAGCTATGAAAGTTCAAACAAAAACGCAATAGATGGCATTAATTTTACTATAGAGAAGGGAAGTATTTTTGGATTTTTAGGGCCTAGTGGAGCTGGAAAAACAACAACACAAAGAATACTTATTGGATTATTGAGGGGTTATAAAGGCAGTATTGAAATTATGGGTAAGGAAAGAACAAAGTGGGGCAAAGATTTTTACGAGAAGATTGGTGTAGCTTTTGATTTTCCAAATTTATATTTAAAGCTCACAGCAAAGGAGAACTTAGAGTTAATAGCCTCTTATTATATAGGAAATAAAAAGGATATTAACAATTTATTAGATAAGGTTGGGCTACTCCCAGATAGAGATAAGAAGGTAGAGAATTTCTCAAAAGGTATGAAAATGAGACTAAACTTTGTTAGATCAATAATGCATAATCCAGAGATAATTTTTCTTGACGAGCCCACATCAGGATTAGACCCGGTAAATGCTAAAATTATTAAAGACCTAATTATTGATTTAAAAAAGGAAGGCAAAACTATTTTTCTTACTACACACAATATGATCGTAGCTGAGCAATTATGTGATAGAGTGGCTTTTATTGTGGATGGAAGGATACCAATAATCAATTCTCCTAATGAGCTAAAAATAAAATATGGGGATCAAACTGTTAAAGTTGAATTTTATAATAATAATGTTGAGCAATCAGAGGTATTTAAATTAGAAAATATTAATAAAAATGAAAGATTCTTTGATGTACTTAAAAACAAAAAAATTAAAACAATTCATAGTCAGGAAACAACCTTAGAAGATATTTTCATTAGGCTTACGGGGAGGGAGCTTATATGA
- a CDS encoding fluoroquinolone export ABC transporter permease subunit — MRILKALKADIMFQFKQGFYFVYIALTIAYMIVIGQLPTAMGRIAVPLVVFSDPSVVGFFFIGGIIMLEKVQGILQYIVVTPLRTKEYLLSKVISLAVLSEFAGFAIVFATYEGRFNILLLFIAILLTSSIFTLYGFIVAAGCNTINQYFVKMVPYMLVIIIPCLLLIKYPYSIWLDLFPSVTGLKLIFGCFHGIGILTVGIYTIYLIVVNLILFKLVENFFERRLAYKGEI, encoded by the coding sequence ATGAGAATACTTAAAGCTTTGAAAGCTGATATTATGTTTCAGTTTAAACAAGGATTTTACTTTGTTTATATAGCTCTAACAATTGCTTATATGATAGTTATAGGACAACTGCCAACAGCAATGGGAAGAATAGCAGTCCCTTTAGTTGTGTTTAGTGATCCGTCTGTTGTAGGATTCTTTTTTATAGGCGGAATAATTATGCTCGAAAAAGTTCAAGGAATTTTACAATATATTGTAGTAACTCCACTACGCACAAAGGAATACTTACTATCTAAAGTAATATCATTAGCAGTATTATCGGAATTTGCCGGATTTGCAATTGTATTTGCAACTTATGAAGGTAGATTTAATATTTTATTACTTTTTATAGCAATATTATTAACCTCTTCAATTTTCACATTATACGGATTTATAGTAGCTGCTGGCTGTAATACGATAAATCAATACTTTGTAAAAATGGTGCCATATATGCTAGTCATAATTATCCCTTGTTTGCTATTAATAAAGTACCCATATTCAATTTGGTTAGATTTATTTCCCAGTGTTACTGGCCTTAAATTAATATTTGGATGTTTCCATGGTATTGGTATTTTAACCGTTGGAATTTACACGATTTATTTAATAGTAGTTAACCTAATACTATTTAAATTGGTTGAAAACTTTTTCGAACGAAGATTAGCTTATAAGGGGGAGATTTGA